A stretch of Paenibacillus mucilaginosus 3016 DNA encodes these proteins:
- a CDS encoding sensor domain-containing diguanylate cyclase, translating into MIKLRTLLILTITGIVILLTSLLGVLFTRHSTNEIKKEIGHSLAGTAYQMSDKLDNFMWSRAGEMEILTTLDIFKQGGDIPGVQTALDQLQTSFPSFSWVGFMNTEGQVLAATDGILVGTNIASRPVFKEGIKGRFIGDVHEAVLLAKLLPNPTGEPLQFVDISLPVKDHGGRTIGVLAAHMSWEWSREVQRTILEPQLHRSENLELFIVSRTDHTVLLGPEDMVGKPLEIDSVNRAQAGGSGWELAAWPDGRSYLTGYAYGDGYLSYEGLGWTVLVRQPESAAFARVAGLRSDFALAGTLAAMLFAVIGWFLAARITRPINSLTEAADRLRTGEAAELPENRGFREMYILSRSLRSLVESLARTENELGDMKNLAHFDPLTGLPNRVALESYLETTLEEVEPRTETLAFLYLDLDGFKKVNDTLGHHTGDILLQKVAKRLISLQQAGNITVRLGGDEFLHILRFPKESAFEETKRAAEEIIALLNKPFLVDYNRISIGCSIGAAFYPDQDENAGQILRIADECLYRSKRAGKNCVSFSDELTMKLQ; encoded by the coding sequence ATGATCAAACTTCGCACCCTGCTCATCCTGACTATTACAGGCATTGTCATCCTGCTGACCAGCTTGCTCGGAGTCCTCTTCACCCGGCATTCCACAAATGAAATCAAGAAGGAGATCGGCCATTCGCTGGCCGGCACCGCTTATCAGATGTCCGACAAGCTGGACAATTTCATGTGGTCGAGAGCCGGCGAGATGGAGATTCTCACCACGCTGGACATCTTCAAGCAGGGCGGGGACATCCCCGGCGTCCAGACGGCGCTGGACCAGCTCCAGACCAGCTTTCCCTCCTTTTCGTGGGTCGGCTTTATGAATACCGAGGGCCAGGTGCTCGCGGCAACGGACGGCATTCTCGTCGGCACCAATATCGCCTCCCGGCCCGTATTCAAGGAAGGCATTAAAGGCCGCTTCATCGGAGATGTGCATGAAGCCGTACTGCTCGCAAAACTGCTGCCGAATCCGACGGGAGAGCCGCTGCAGTTCGTCGACATCTCCCTTCCCGTCAAGGATCACGGCGGCCGTACGATCGGTGTTCTCGCCGCCCACATGAGCTGGGAATGGTCCAGGGAGGTGCAGCGGACGATCCTCGAGCCGCAGCTGCACCGCAGCGAGAACCTCGAGCTCTTCATTGTGAGCCGCACGGATCACACCGTGCTGCTCGGCCCTGAGGACATGGTCGGGAAGCCGCTGGAGATCGACAGCGTGAATCGAGCCCAGGCCGGCGGCAGCGGCTGGGAGCTCGCAGCCTGGCCGGATGGCCGCTCGTACCTGACCGGCTATGCCTATGGGGACGGCTACCTGTCCTATGAGGGGCTGGGTTGGACCGTGCTCGTCCGGCAGCCGGAGTCGGCCGCCTTCGCGAGAGTGGCCGGGCTCCGGTCGGATTTTGCCCTGGCGGGCACCCTGGCCGCCATGCTCTTCGCCGTCATCGGCTGGTTCCTGGCCGCACGGATTACGCGGCCGATCAACAGCCTGACCGAGGCGGCCGACCGCCTGCGCACCGGTGAGGCCGCCGAGCTGCCGGAGAACCGCGGATTCCGGGAGATGTACATCCTGTCCCGCTCCCTGCGCAGCCTGGTGGAGTCCCTTGCACGGACGGAAAATGAGCTTGGCGACATGAAGAACCTCGCCCACTTCGACCCGTTGACGGGTCTTCCGAACCGTGTCGCCCTTGAGAGCTACCTGGAGACCACACTGGAAGAGGTGGAACCAAGGACGGAGACCCTCGCATTTCTGTACCTCGATCTGGACGGCTTCAAAAAGGTGAATGACACGCTGGGCCACCATACCGGGGACATCCTGCTGCAGAAGGTCGCCAAGCGGCTGATTTCCCTGCAACAGGCAGGCAATATCACGGTAAGGCTCGGAGGGGACGAGTTCCTGCATATCCTGCGCTTCCCCAAGGAATCGGCTTTCGAGGAAACGAAGCGTGCGGCCGAGGAGATCATTGCCCTGCTCAACAAGCCGTTCCTTGTCGATTACAACCGCATCTCCATCGGCTGCAGCATCGGCGCCGCATTCTATCCGGATCAGGACGAGAACGCGGGCCAGATCCTGAGAATCGCAGACGAATGCCTGTACCGTTCCAAGCGGGCCGGGAAGAACTGTGTTTCCTTCTCGGACGAACTGACGATGAAACTGCAGTAG
- a CDS encoding DUF2325 domain-containing protein, with protein sequence MTMKRVAIIGGSQTGTFKKLGEKRGLLVEHHNGKTGGGPVDEYFQRIINKADVIIVLRGAIKHTSMWAVRELAEKKGKKIDYHDGFGASGALEKALQLV encoded by the coding sequence ATGACGATGAAGAGAGTGGCGATCATCGGGGGAAGCCAAACGGGTACGTTCAAGAAACTGGGCGAGAAGCGCGGGCTGCTCGTGGAGCATCACAACGGGAAGACCGGCGGCGGCCCCGTCGACGAGTATTTCCAGCGGATCATTAATAAAGCCGACGTGATCATTGTCCTCCGCGGGGCGATCAAGCATACCTCCATGTGGGCGGTCCGGGAGCTGGCCGAGAAGAAAGGCAAGAAGATCGACTATCATGACGGCTTTGGCGCATCGGGCGCATTGGAGAAGGCGCTGCAGCTGGTGTAA
- a CDS encoding ATP-dependent helicase: MHQRIDFFASKKEELGVSLNEVQKQAVRETEGPLLLLASPGSGKTTTIIMRIGYLIERMGVEPSRIKAVTFSRASAADMKERFARFFPGLEPVKFSTIHSLAFQVLREHFYKTRTPYHLIEGQVELEEETEGDGAQPADQLPLHKKFILRHLFKTIAGENITDEQMEELTTYISLVKNKMIPPERWDSVKTDVPQAHRVLIAYEEYKRAGSGKGLLVDFDDMLTIGNEILERDRELLRRYQRRYDYVLTDESQDTSLVQHAIIEKLVREHGNLCVVADDDQSIYSWRGADPSYLLNFKDAYPAALTLFMEQNYRSSRDIVDVANRFIKRNKNRYEKNMFTRNPRSAPAQIRSFADYKSQAKYLVEEIRGIAELGEVAVLYRNNSSSIALINEFDRAGIPFFMKDTDNRFFSHWVVEDVLNFMRMSFTDKRADLLETIHTKCAGYITKGQMTQLLGIGNQESVFDNLLKHVPLKEYQVKQIELLRDNFRRMHGMAPKDAIRHIRGKLGYEKALDRLCERLGFRKEHLLGILNTLEEIADTLATMEEFAARLKHLEGVLKSSKHKKGQNVVTFSTLHSAKGLEFERVYMIDLIDGIIPSSDDKQGAMAEEAALSMEEAVRLFYVGMTRAKRHLELLTYKMRDGEKVQESPFVTDVRQLLNPGKPAVRPEPGRPAAAVTSGRVPAAAQAGAGRAAASGKSASPARKKNPNAVRQAADLAAGRDVLHPVFGSGTIVKLAGERIHIRFGTTDKVLSVATCLEMGLLELEKS, translated from the coding sequence ATGCATCAACGGATAGATTTTTTCGCAAGCAAAAAAGAGGAGCTCGGGGTCTCCCTGAACGAGGTGCAGAAGCAGGCCGTCCGGGAGACGGAGGGGCCGCTCCTTCTGCTCGCTTCGCCGGGCTCCGGCAAGACGACGACGATCATCATGCGCATCGGCTATCTCATCGAACGGATGGGTGTCGAGCCTTCGAGAATCAAAGCGGTCACCTTCAGCCGGGCATCTGCGGCGGATATGAAGGAGCGCTTCGCGCGGTTTTTTCCGGGACTTGAGCCCGTCAAATTTTCGACGATCCACAGCCTGGCCTTTCAGGTGCTGAGGGAGCATTTTTACAAGACAAGAACGCCGTATCATCTGATCGAGGGCCAGGTGGAGCTTGAGGAAGAGACGGAAGGGGACGGCGCCCAGCCGGCGGATCAGCTTCCGCTGCACAAGAAGTTCATCCTGCGCCACCTGTTCAAGACGATCGCGGGGGAGAACATCACCGACGAGCAGATGGAGGAGCTGACGACCTATATCTCGCTGGTCAAGAACAAGATGATCCCGCCGGAGCGGTGGGATTCGGTGAAGACCGACGTTCCGCAGGCTCACCGCGTGCTGATCGCCTACGAGGAATACAAGCGCGCCGGCAGCGGCAAGGGGCTGCTCGTCGACTTCGACGACATGCTGACCATCGGCAATGAGATTCTGGAGCGGGACCGGGAGCTGCTGCGGCGCTACCAGCGAAGATACGATTATGTGCTCACCGACGAGAGCCAGGATACGTCCCTGGTGCAGCATGCGATCATCGAGAAGCTGGTGCGCGAGCACGGGAACCTGTGCGTGGTCGCCGACGACGACCAGTCGATCTACAGCTGGCGGGGAGCGGACCCGTCCTATCTCCTGAACTTCAAGGACGCTTACCCTGCGGCCCTCACGCTGTTCATGGAACAGAATTACCGGTCGAGCCGGGACATCGTCGACGTGGCGAACCGGTTCATCAAGCGCAACAAGAACCGCTATGAGAAGAACATGTTCACCCGCAACCCGCGCAGCGCCCCGGCACAGATCCGCTCCTTCGCGGATTACAAGAGCCAGGCGAAGTACCTGGTGGAGGAGATCCGGGGGATCGCTGAGCTGGGTGAGGTCGCAGTGCTGTACCGCAACAACTCGTCCTCGATCGCGTTGATCAACGAGTTCGACCGGGCTGGCATTCCCTTCTTCATGAAGGATACCGATAACCGGTTCTTTTCCCACTGGGTGGTGGAGGACGTCCTGAACTTCATGCGCATGTCGTTCACCGACAAGCGGGCCGACCTGCTCGAGACGATCCATACCAAATGCGCCGGCTACATCACCAAGGGACAGATGACGCAGCTCCTGGGGATCGGCAACCAGGAGTCCGTGTTCGACAACCTGCTGAAGCATGTTCCCCTGAAGGAGTATCAGGTGAAGCAGATCGAGCTCCTGAGGGATAACTTCCGGCGGATGCACGGCATGGCGCCGAAGGACGCAATCCGCCATATCCGCGGCAAGCTCGGCTACGAGAAGGCGCTCGACCGGCTGTGCGAGCGGCTCGGGTTCCGCAAGGAGCATCTGCTCGGGATTCTTAATACGCTGGAGGAGATCGCGGACACCCTGGCGACGATGGAGGAATTCGCCGCGCGGCTGAAGCATCTCGAAGGCGTCCTCAAGAGCTCGAAGCATAAGAAGGGGCAGAACGTCGTCACGTTCTCCACCCTGCACAGCGCAAAGGGACTCGAGTTCGAGCGGGTGTACATGATCGACCTGATCGACGGGATCATTCCTTCTTCGGACGACAAGCAGGGAGCGATGGCGGAAGAAGCCGCGCTGTCCATGGAGGAAGCGGTACGGCTCTTCTATGTCGGCATGACACGGGCGAAGCGGCACCTGGAGCTGCTCACCTACAAGATGCGGGACGGGGAAAAGGTGCAGGAATCACCGTTCGTAACCGACGTCCGGCAGCTTCTGAATCCCGGCAAGCCGGCGGTGCGGCCGGAGCCGGGAAGACCGGCAGCCGCGGTGACGTCCGGCCGCGTGCCGGCCGCTGCCCAAGCCGGCGCTGGCCGGGCGGCGGCTTCCGGCAAATCGGCGTCCCCCGCCCGCAAGAAGAACCCGAACGCGGTCCGCCAAGCTGCAGACCTGGCCGCAGGCCGGGATGTGCTGCATCCCGTCTTCGGCTCCGGCACGATCGTGAAGCTGGCGGGGGAGCGGATTCACATCCGCTTCGGCACGACCGACAAAGTGCTGTCGGTGGCGACCTGCCTGGAGATGGGTCTGCTTGAACTGGAGAAGTCCTGA
- a CDS encoding APC family permease, which produces MNHARKRGSGAAAQITPQGKQAGAEAFRTEALPGPGKPIAAENGSNQGTHAAPGADGRPGEPVVDGRSGMRPSLGLPQIVALYLGSVIGSDILLIPGLAAEQAGPASILAWLAMSILVVPMAVTMGWLAARHPGPGGVSHFVRLAYGAPYGNLTGWFFLLSVPLGGPVLAVTGARYLAVLLHWNAEQVYLTAAVIVLLPLLLNVYGLHLAGRLQTVVVAVILGVLVLSVTAAVPHVDTARLTPFMPHGPLSVVQAAGLMFWCFIGWEAVTHLSGEFVDPRRNAVRGILWSAGIVALVYLAVAFTTVATGSYGGENSAASLSLMVQRSLGAAGGWAVVVAALFICLAAHNAYSSAASRTAYALAQEGAAPKWLGALHPRYGTPVGGLLFIAAGSMAALLLLYSEAVSLAELIALPNAAFIATYIGGCMAGVRLLRDGRWGRRCAGLSLAAVLALYPFLGWPALFPAGAAAILFLRQVRRRNANQV; this is translated from the coding sequence ATGAATCATGCACGGAAGAGGGGCAGCGGAGCGGCTGCTCAGATCACACCGCAGGGCAAGCAGGCAGGAGCGGAGGCGTTCCGAACGGAGGCCTTGCCGGGGCCGGGGAAGCCCATCGCCGCGGAGAACGGCTCCAATCAGGGGACGCACGCTGCACCGGGAGCCGATGGGCGGCCCGGAGAACCGGTTGTGGATGGCCGGAGCGGGATGCGGCCGAGTCTGGGATTACCCCAGATCGTAGCCCTCTATCTCGGCTCGGTCATCGGCTCCGACATCCTGCTGATTCCCGGCCTGGCCGCGGAGCAGGCAGGACCTGCCTCGATCCTGGCCTGGCTGGCGATGTCAATCCTTGTCGTACCGATGGCCGTGACGATGGGCTGGCTGGCCGCCAGGCACCCGGGCCCCGGCGGCGTGTCCCACTTTGTCCGCCTGGCTTACGGGGCGCCTTACGGCAACCTTACGGGCTGGTTTTTCCTGCTCTCCGTCCCTCTCGGCGGACCGGTGCTTGCCGTGACCGGAGCCCGGTATCTGGCCGTGCTCCTGCACTGGAACGCAGAGCAGGTATACCTGACGGCGGCCGTGATCGTGCTGCTGCCGCTGCTGCTGAACGTCTACGGGCTGCATCTGGCCGGCCGGCTTCAGACGGTGGTCGTCGCGGTGATCCTGGGCGTCCTTGTGCTGTCGGTCACCGCTGCCGTCCCCCATGTCGACACAGCCCGTCTGACGCCCTTCATGCCTCACGGCCCGCTGAGCGTGGTGCAGGCGGCAGGGCTGATGTTCTGGTGCTTCATCGGCTGGGAAGCGGTGACCCACCTATCGGGCGAATTCGTCGATCCGCGGCGGAACGCGGTGCGCGGCATCCTGTGGAGCGCGGGAATCGTGGCTCTCGTCTACCTTGCCGTGGCCTTCACGACCGTGGCCACCGGCAGCTACGGCGGGGAGAACTCGGCGGCCTCCCTCAGCTTGATGGTCCAGCGCTCGCTGGGGGCAGCGGGAGGGTGGGCCGTCGTGGTGGCCGCTTTGTTCATCTGCCTCGCGGCGCACAACGCTTACTCCAGCGCCGCATCACGAACCGCCTATGCCCTGGCGCAGGAAGGGGCCGCGCCCAAGTGGCTCGGGGCCCTGCATCCCCGGTACGGCACGCCCGTCGGCGGGCTGCTCTTCATTGCGGCGGGCAGTATGGCCGCGCTGCTTCTGCTGTACAGCGAAGCCGTGTCGCTGGCGGAGCTGATCGCGCTGCCGAACGCCGCCTTCATCGCCACGTACATCGGCGGCTGTATGGCCGGCGTGCGGCTGCTCCGGGACGGCCGCTGGGGCCGCCGGTGCGCAGGGCTCTCGCTGGCGGCGGTGCTGGCCCTGTACCCGTTCCTCGGCTGGCCTGCGCTGTTTCCGGCCGGGGCGGCCGCGATTCTCTTTCTGCGGCAGGTCCGCCGGCGGAATGCCAATCAGGTGTGA
- a CDS encoding PLP-dependent aminotransferase family protein — MFDLSLTNQEELPLYRQLYEQLREGIRDGRIADGSRLPSLRSLRAQLNISKVTVETAYGMLVAEGYAVSRPRSGLYAVRPKGIPPRSSAADPAAPAVAPAPPAAALQEHRIDFRPSAVDPHSFPLRIWRRMLHQASETAAGQLGRYGDPQGEEGLRRVLADYLRTSRGVVCLPEQIVIGSGIGYSMGILARLFTAKSPIAVEAPGYAPVREQWRHCGYEVIPLPAGRQGWALDELGNTGAQAAYLTPSHHFPTGMVMPYAAREQLLSWAHSRDAYIIEDDYDGEFRYEGRPLPSLQSLDRDGRVIYIGTFSKVFSPALRMNYMVLPIRLASLLRSRPDLLHAPSRMEQWAMHAFIAEGHWYRHIRRMRRAYRRKHETLVRGIRSRWDGRIEITGHSAGLHLEITVHTPHPAGRLTALAAEQGADVYDLRESWLEPAPDGPPRLYLGFGGLTEAEIDQGLTRLERAWKSLWA, encoded by the coding sequence TTGTTTGATCTCAGCCTGACGAATCAGGAGGAACTGCCGCTGTACAGGCAGCTGTATGAACAACTCCGTGAAGGCATCCGGGACGGGCGGATTGCGGACGGATCGCGCCTGCCCTCCCTCCGTTCCCTGCGGGCGCAGCTCAATATCAGCAAGGTCACGGTCGAGACCGCCTACGGGATGCTTGTCGCCGAAGGCTACGCCGTAAGCCGGCCGCGCTCCGGATTATACGCCGTCCGCCCGAAGGGCATCCCGCCGCGCAGCTCGGCCGCAGACCCGGCGGCACCGGCCGTGGCGCCTGCTCCGCCGGCGGCGGCCCTGCAGGAGCACCGGATCGACTTCCGGCCCTCCGCCGTCGATCCGCACAGCTTCCCGCTGCGTATATGGCGGCGCATGCTGCACCAGGCGTCGGAGACGGCCGCCGGGCAGCTCGGCCGCTACGGCGATCCCCAGGGCGAAGAAGGGCTGCGCCGCGTGCTGGCGGATTACCTCCGCACATCCCGCGGTGTAGTCTGCCTCCCGGAGCAGATCGTGATCGGCTCCGGGATCGGTTACAGCATGGGCATCCTGGCCAGGCTGTTCACCGCGAAGAGCCCGATTGCGGTGGAGGCCCCCGGTTATGCACCGGTGCGTGAGCAGTGGCGGCACTGCGGCTATGAGGTCATTCCGCTGCCAGCCGGCAGACAGGGATGGGCCTTGGACGAACTCGGGAACACCGGCGCGCAGGCCGCCTATCTCACCCCGTCCCACCATTTTCCAACAGGAATGGTCATGCCTTATGCCGCAAGAGAACAGCTGCTAAGCTGGGCGCACTCGCGGGACGCCTATATCATCGAAGACGATTACGACGGGGAATTCCGTTACGAAGGCAGGCCCCTCCCCTCTCTGCAGAGTCTGGACCGGGACGGCAGGGTGATCTATATCGGCACCTTCTCCAAGGTGTTCTCCCCGGCCCTGCGCATGAATTACATGGTCCTGCCAATCAGGCTGGCCAGCCTCCTCCGCAGCAGGCCCGATCTGCTGCACGCCCCCTCCCGCATGGAGCAGTGGGCCATGCACGCCTTCATCGCCGAGGGGCACTGGTACCGGCACATCCGTCGGATGCGCAGAGCGTACCGGCGCAAGCACGAGACGCTCGTCCGCGGGATCCGCTCCCGCTGGGACGGCCGGATCGAGATCACGGGCCACAGCGCCGGACTGCACCTCGAAATCACGGTTCACACCCCCCATCCGGCAGGCCGCCTGACGGCCTTGGCCGCAGAGCAGGGTGCGGACGTATACGACCTGCGCGAGTCATGGCTGGAGCCCGCCCCCGACGGGCCGCCCCGTCTCTACCTCGGCTTCGGGGGACTGACCGAAGCGGAGATCGACCAAGGGCTGACGCGGCTGGAGCGGGCTTGGAAGAGCCTTTGGGCATAG
- a CDS encoding stalk domain-containing protein: MTNIHAHRKIRKTAVSLALAAVLAAGGSLNPAGASAETHEAAARYAITPQPVTVDGSSAVIPVIYSEGSTYIGLRALTEHLGLAIDWDAGERAASVTGRGRTLKVYPDTGVYTLNVNRLYGELPILQDGSLYVPLRFLLERLGYGVSYDQASRTIEVETIQENPLQIVTVTTDGGHPLVDAQYPQIEGFADTAVMGKINETLKKENEARIAEGIRQLGEAEKWNSELKTDNPEIETPQSVYSASYVVTYNENGRLSLYSDYYFYGGGAHGSTVRQGYTFDLKTGELLTLQEAAGSKDYVGIINREVQKQIGDTGLYLIAPFESVEPDRDYFLTHEGLVIYFQQYEYTAYAEGMPEFIIPYASFK; encoded by the coding sequence TTGACCAATATCCATGCACACAGAAAAATACGTAAAACCGCCGTCTCGCTGGCTCTGGCAGCGGTTCTTGCCGCCGGAGGGAGCCTGAACCCTGCGGGCGCATCGGCTGAAACCCACGAAGCGGCAGCTCGGTACGCGATCACCCCGCAGCCCGTGACCGTGGACGGCAGCTCAGCCGTGATTCCTGTCATCTATTCCGAGGGGAGCACCTATATCGGACTTCGTGCCCTGACGGAGCATCTCGGCCTTGCGATCGATTGGGACGCAGGGGAGAGAGCCGCATCGGTTACGGGGCGGGGCCGGACGCTGAAGGTGTACCCGGATACCGGAGTCTATACGCTGAACGTGAACCGGCTGTACGGCGAGCTCCCCATTCTCCAGGACGGCTCCCTGTACGTGCCGCTGCGCTTCCTGCTCGAACGCCTCGGCTACGGCGTCTCTTATGACCAGGCATCACGGACCATCGAGGTCGAGACGATTCAGGAGAACCCGCTGCAGATCGTTACCGTGACCACGGACGGCGGGCATCCGCTGGTGGATGCGCAGTATCCGCAGATCGAAGGCTTCGCCGATACGGCGGTGATGGGGAAGATCAACGAAACGCTCAAGAAAGAGAATGAAGCGCGGATCGCCGAAGGGATCAGGCAGCTGGGGGAAGCGGAGAAGTGGAACAGCGAGCTCAAGACCGACAACCCGGAGATCGAGACGCCGCAGTCCGTCTACAGTGCCTCTTACGTCGTAACCTACAATGAGAACGGCCGGCTGAGCCTGTATTCGGATTATTATTTCTACGGCGGAGGGGCTCACGGATCGACCGTCCGGCAGGGCTATACGTTCGATCTGAAGACCGGAGAGCTGCTGACCCTTCAGGAAGCGGCGGGGAGCAAGGACTATGTCGGCATCATCAACCGGGAGGTCCAAAAGCAGATCGGGGACACCGGCCTTTATCTGATTGCCCCGTTCGAGAGCGTGGAGCCGGACCGGGACTACTTCCTGACGCATGAAGGCCTCGTCATCTACTTCCAGCAGTACGAATACACGGCGTATGCCGAGGGCATGCCGGAGTTCATCATCCCTTACGCTTCCTTCAAGTAG
- a CDS encoding DUF4850 domain-containing protein, with product MPTSRLPSRPFRTAWALVCACTLLLASCEPGGGPSADPKAANPSAAASVEPARTPQAGQPAEAPVQLSTGGGSADAPPPSASPAAAPPSPASSQDNAPSPADANGQPSAASGSAAHNPAAASAPPVPEPPPPAAAGQRPPGKQPRTEKSGRAAFEPAGAAKFEVPVVCVQADYGADPEGITLCPPAPLSFKKYKLTAHEASRMAVYWMSTGYGRGISVLAPGSWAVHDAVMGANGSVSFMLQHPNDPEQRIVYSDSGACQGCVIANIGGFFPGMEAWAEQQGFPVEPVRDFARRIPIGLDLLSYSLKISKTGYEAHGVASKEQPFYQFRLLEVNVKNGSRPLATAALNFFADTERQRIPQPMSP from the coding sequence ATGCCAACCTCACGTCTCCCGTCACGCCCGTTCCGGACGGCTTGGGCGCTGGTCTGCGCGTGCACGCTGCTGCTTGCATCCTGCGAACCGGGCGGCGGCCCTTCCGCCGATCCGAAAGCCGCCAATCCCTCTGCTGCCGCGTCCGTGGAACCGGCGCGTACGCCACAGGCGGGGCAGCCGGCCGAAGCACCGGTTCAGCTTTCCACGGGTGGCGGAAGTGCAGATGCGCCGCCCCCTTCGGCGTCTCCCGCTGCTGCGCCGCCTTCACCGGCCTCCAGCCAGGACAATGCTCCGTCACCGGCCGACGCCAATGGCCAGCCTTCCGCTGCATCCGGTTCAGCCGCACACAATCCGGCGGCCGCTTCCGCCCCGCCGGTGCCGGAACCGCCTCCCCCGGCTGCAGCCGGGCAGCGTCCTCCCGGCAAGCAGCCGCGGACCGAGAAGAGCGGCAGAGCCGCCTTCGAACCTGCGGGGGCCGCGAAGTTCGAGGTCCCCGTCGTCTGCGTCCAAGCGGATTACGGCGCCGATCCGGAAGGAATCACGCTCTGCCCGCCCGCTCCGCTGTCGTTCAAGAAATACAAGCTTACTGCGCATGAAGCGAGCCGTATGGCCGTGTATTGGATGAGTACGGGCTATGGTAGAGGGATCTCTGTGCTCGCCCCCGGAAGCTGGGCCGTCCATGATGCAGTGATGGGCGCGAACGGGTCTGTATCCTTCATGCTTCAGCACCCGAACGACCCGGAGCAGCGTATCGTCTACAGCGACAGCGGCGCCTGCCAAGGCTGCGTGATTGCGAATATCGGCGGATTTTTCCCCGGGATGGAGGCTTGGGCCGAGCAACAGGGCTTTCCTGTAGAACCTGTACGGGACTTCGCGAGGCGTATCCCGATCGGTCTCGATCTCCTCAGCTATTCCCTGAAGATCTCCAAGACGGGATACGAAGCCCATGGCGTCGCTTCGAAAGAACAGCCTTTCTACCAGTTCCGCCTGCTGGAAGTAAACGTCAAGAACGGATCGCGTCCGCTGGCGACCGCCGCACTGAATTTCTTCGCTGACACCGAGCGGCAGAGAATTCCCCAACCGATGTCACCCTGA
- a CDS encoding DUF5050 domain-containing protein, translating to MTKQKGVQRMLRKLNLWTAAAAAGLLMLGPITNAEAAATEAVEVAFPAFPVTVNETALDGVHSLYPLLLHKGVTYFPMTWNYTSALGLSVSWNAEDGLSLTKTEGICGPVPQTLSAELKNSGRAADAVPVPFPVTVNGKAVDSPNETYPLLLYRNITYFPMTWRFTKEEFGWQAAWDPVSGYSIQSCPVEAAAGKRLQTALNLSNGGQLAADEKWIYKNPVRNSEGPHSLVRTELNGEHPLKLSDDLAMYINASGEWLYYIAYDQSGTIVKIRKDGTNRTILPATGVGELWADGEWLYYTKRTQQPESRENASSSPPGIYRMKTDGTGGVQLNPSGEVKSLYVYSDRIFYLKGEQGKEGLYSMKLDGSDDRKVQERVTDFIITEDWIYYVRDGKDIRKISLDGSIDIPLLEQEKPYMGRLSYKDGWIYFAAGATGIHGSLPLERVRLDGTGRETVFEARPTAIYWAGEAMYFAQWSLGSHVLYEHQLKEPAPKP from the coding sequence GTGACTAAACAAAAAGGAGTGCAGCGTATGCTTCGTAAGCTCAATTTATGGACGGCCGCCGCGGCGGCCGGGTTGCTCATGCTCGGCCCTATTACTAACGCGGAAGCTGCCGCAACGGAGGCGGTGGAAGTCGCTTTTCCCGCTTTCCCGGTGACCGTGAATGAGACGGCACTGGATGGGGTGCACAGCCTGTATCCGCTGCTGCTCCACAAGGGAGTCACCTACTTTCCGATGACCTGGAACTATACCTCCGCCCTTGGTCTCAGCGTAAGCTGGAACGCCGAGGACGGGCTGTCCCTGACCAAAACAGAGGGCATCTGCGGTCCCGTGCCGCAGACCTTATCGGCGGAGCTGAAGAACAGCGGCCGTGCGGCAGACGCCGTCCCGGTGCCTTTTCCGGTTACCGTGAACGGGAAGGCGGTCGATTCCCCGAACGAGACGTATCCGCTGCTGCTGTACCGCAATATCACTTATTTTCCAATGACCTGGCGGTTCACGAAGGAAGAATTCGGCTGGCAGGCGGCCTGGGACCCCGTGAGCGGATACAGCATTCAGTCTTGTCCGGTAGAGGCAGCGGCAGGGAAGCGGCTGCAGACGGCTCTCAACCTGTCGAACGGCGGGCAGCTTGCCGCGGATGAGAAGTGGATCTACAAAAACCCGGTACGAAACTCGGAAGGACCGCACAGCTTGGTGCGGACGGAATTGAACGGGGAGCATCCGTTGAAGCTGTCGGATGATCTGGCGATGTACATTAATGCGTCTGGAGAGTGGCTGTACTACATTGCTTATGACCAGTCCGGTACCATCGTCAAAATCCGCAAGGACGGGACGAACAGAACGATCCTGCCGGCCACGGGGGTAGGGGAGCTTTGGGCAGACGGGGAATGGCTGTACTACACCAAGCGGACCCAGCAGCCGGAAAGCCGGGAAAACGCCTCCTCTTCGCCTCCGGGAATCTACCGGATGAAGACGGACGGAACGGGTGGGGTGCAGCTGAACCCAAGCGGGGAGGTCAAGAGCCTCTATGTGTACTCGGACCGGATCTTCTACCTGAAGGGGGAGCAGGGGAAGGAAGGGCTGTACTCCATGAAGCTTGACGGTTCGGATGACAGGAAGGTTCAGGAGCGGGTCACCGATTTTATCATCACGGAGGACTGGATTTACTATGTGAGGGATGGCAAGGATATCCGCAAAATAAGTCTGGACGGCTCCATTGATATTCCGCTGCTGGAGCAGGAGAAACCCTACATGGGACGCCTCAGCTACAAGGACGGCTGGATATATTTTGCGGCGGGTGCCACCGGTATCCATGGCTCCCTTCCCCTTGAACGGGTCCGGCTTGACGGAACCGGACGCGAGACCGTGTTTGAAGCCCGGCCGACAGCCATTTATTGGGCAGGTGAAGCGATGTATTTCGCTCAGTGGAGCCTGGGATCCCATGTCCTATATGAACACCAACTGAAAGAGCCGGCCCCCAAGCCCTAA